One window from the genome of Marispirochaeta aestuarii encodes:
- a CDS encoding TRAP transporter substrate-binding protein, with protein sequence MKKGLLAVLIVFLCFSTTLVAEGSKESGAAGEEKIVMTFGEADSLGTPINLANALFCKLVTERTNGMITVNHIAGESLGNDIQVIEQMMEGSVQFYGDVAGWYANWVKDLAILNWGFTFDDNDHVQRFFDSSSFEALSNELIENAGIKILGIAPTQPRILFSRKPVRKLNDLKGLKMRVPDIRTYMLLWQTFETNPNRVAWGEVYLGMKTGLIEAAEGPIGAAYGAKFHESGPNVTLTNHLVSTYQVSMNNELFESLSPEYQKILLEAGQEAANLARKVAEEGTIETIDKMVDEGATLIELSPAAREEFVKKSTSAVETMENDGEWRKGLWQEVRDLAE encoded by the coding sequence ATGAAGAAGGGTTTACTCGCAGTACTAATTGTATTTCTATGCTTCTCGACAACGCTTGTTGCAGAAGGCTCCAAAGAAAGCGGAGCAGCCGGGGAAGAAAAAATCGTTATGACCTTCGGCGAAGCAGATTCCCTGGGAACGCCGATCAACCTCGCAAATGCACTTTTCTGCAAGCTTGTAACGGAACGAACCAACGGAATGATCACTGTAAACCACATTGCCGGTGAATCATTGGGTAATGATATTCAGGTAATAGAACAGATGATGGAAGGTTCGGTCCAGTTCTACGGAGATGTCGCGGGCTGGTATGCAAACTGGGTAAAGGATCTCGCCATCCTCAACTGGGGATTTACCTTCGATGATAATGACCATGTACAGCGTTTCTTCGACAGCAGTTCATTTGAAGCCCTCAGCAATGAACTGATTGAAAACGCCGGAATAAAAATCCTGGGTATAGCTCCTACACAGCCCAGAATCCTGTTTTCCAGAAAACCTGTACGTAAACTGAATGATCTGAAAGGTCTCAAAATGCGAGTACCGGACATAAGAACATATATGCTCCTGTGGCAAACCTTCGAAACAAATCCGAACCGCGTGGCCTGGGGAGAGGTATATCTCGGCATGAAAACGGGACTTATCGAAGCGGCTGAAGGCCCAATCGGTGCAGCCTACGGTGCGAAATTCCATGAAAGCGGCCCCAACGTGACCTTGACCAACCATCTTGTTTCCACCTACCAGGTTTCCATGAATAACGAGCTTTTCGAGAGCCTGTCTCCGGAGTATCAGAAAATACTTCTGGAAGCAGGACAGGAAGCAGCCAACCTTGCACGTAAGGTCGCTGAGGAAGGTACCATTGAAACCATCGACAAAATGGTAGATGAAGGTGCAACTCTGATTGAACTGAGTCCCGCAGCTCGGGAGGAGTTTGTAAAGAAGAGTACCTCCGCTGTTGAAACCATGGAAAACGACGGGGAATGGCGAAAGGGCCTCTGGCAGGAAGTCCGCGACCTGGCTGAATAA
- a CDS encoding helix-turn-helix domain-containing protein: MNQIREYNFGFNCGITPIIKWGDYHRHNEVEITFVDKGSFNLELQGQKIEVKPGKLLIFWGGMPHYIESLEPDQTQYWMCVPVSSFIQWVDNPQVFRHIFTNGLILTDIYRHVNAYSSLFYLWSAELNDTSQRIREAAQLSICAQIRCTLEDIGKTPVTNNFSLQDLVYGKGTVKSTKLFKRACEYIIDNFRDFDLDAEKIADAINTHPKYLISLFKRKYGMSLNDFILFLRISEAQKMLMHTNRKVADIAFDCGFSTLSSFYSAFRRIVGEKPLHYRPHHYFPIGL; the protein is encoded by the coding sequence ATGAACCAAATTCGAGAGTATAATTTTGGTTTCAATTGCGGGATCACCCCCATAATCAAATGGGGCGACTACCATCGTCACAATGAGGTCGAGATTACTTTCGTCGATAAAGGATCCTTCAATCTGGAACTTCAGGGGCAGAAAATAGAGGTAAAACCGGGGAAACTCCTGATCTTCTGGGGCGGTATGCCTCACTACATCGAAAGTCTTGAACCTGACCAGACCCAGTACTGGATGTGCGTCCCGGTTTCCTCGTTCATCCAGTGGGTGGATAACCCGCAGGTATTTCGTCATATCTTCACGAATGGATTAATTCTCACCGATATATACCGTCATGTAAATGCCTACAGCTCGCTTTTTTACCTGTGGAGTGCGGAGTTGAACGATACCTCCCAGAGAATACGTGAAGCGGCCCAGCTTTCCATATGCGCTCAGATACGTTGCACTCTGGAGGATATCGGGAAAACACCAGTGACGAACAATTTTTCTTTACAGGACCTTGTCTATGGTAAAGGAACTGTAAAGTCCACAAAACTGTTTAAACGTGCCTGTGAATATATTATTGACAATTTCAGAGATTTTGATCTCGATGCAGAAAAGATCGCTGATGCCATCAATACCCATCCCAAGTATCTTATCTCTTTATTTAAACGAAAATACGGAATGTCATTGAATGATTTTATTCTGTTCCTGAGAATCTCCGAGGCCCAGAAAATGCTTATGCATACCAACAGGAAAGTGGCGGACATTGCTTTCGATTGCGGCTTTTCCACCTTGAGCAGTTTCTATTCAGCCTTCAGACGAATCGTTGGAGAGAAGCCCCTTCATTACCGTCCTCATCATTATTTTCCGATTGGACTGTAA
- a CDS encoding sugar phosphate isomerase/epimerase family protein has product MRIGCCTNMLAREGDSVGQWAIEDIADFGYEYLDLPVAQMMELDDGEFGKLKQRIQASGLECEACNNLFPASIKITGPSVDLSAVRNYLDTAIRRVEELGAKLICFGSSGARNIPAGFPVSAAWEQMVSICRIIDEYVSPGNITIVIEPLNRGESNIVNSAAEGYELSRAADRKSIQLLVDYYHLALENESVDIILKAGKSVRHCHISNPDGRSFPSGKDGAVYDDFLRALGKIGYTGRLSAEAFTSDFTRDGREALRFLKERTSLIEAGGA; this is encoded by the coding sequence ATGCGAATAGGCTGCTGTACAAACATGCTCGCCAGAGAGGGCGATTCCGTCGGACAATGGGCGATCGAAGATATCGCGGACTTCGGCTACGAGTACCTGGACCTGCCGGTTGCCCAGATGATGGAGCTGGACGATGGGGAATTCGGGAAGCTCAAACAGCGGATACAGGCTTCCGGTCTTGAATGTGAGGCCTGCAATAACCTGTTTCCGGCCTCCATTAAGATAACCGGGCCGTCGGTCGATCTTTCTGCGGTTCGAAACTACCTGGATACGGCAATCCGGCGTGTCGAGGAGCTGGGAGCCAAGCTTATCTGCTTCGGAAGCTCCGGTGCAAGGAATATTCCCGCAGGCTTCCCGGTGTCTGCCGCCTGGGAACAGATGGTCTCGATCTGCCGAATCATCGATGAGTATGTTTCTCCCGGGAACATTACAATCGTTATAGAGCCGTTGAACCGGGGTGAGAGCAACATAGTGAACAGTGCAGCCGAGGGGTATGAACTCAGCCGGGCCGCGGACAGGAAGTCGATCCAGCTGCTGGTGGACTACTATCATCTGGCCCTGGAGAACGAGTCGGTGGATATCATCCTGAAGGCCGGTAAATCGGTCCGCCATTGTCACATCTCAAATCCTGATGGAAGAAGCTTTCCTTCCGGGAAGGACGGTGCGGTTTACGATGATTTCCTTCGTGCCCTGGGGAAAATCGGCTATACCGGACGACTCAGCGCGGAAGCCTTTACAAGTGATTTTACCCGGGATGGAAGGGAAGCTCTCCGCTTTCTGAAGGAGCGGACATCCCTTATAGAGGCCGGTGGGGCCTGA
- a CDS encoding PIG-L deacetylase family protein gives MGKTDMLVISAHAADYCTRAGGTIAKYVKEGWNVHIIALTYGARGESGGYWNNSPGGSVEECEGIRHRESQAAADFLGAEIEFWGYRDYPLIFDEERTRMLTRRILDIRPEIVLTHWLEDPTNVDHQVTSRAVVRAATNAAQIGSFPDTPAHYFPNLYFFESTVPMSEFNNFSPDTYIDIDETYETKAEAIKRFACQPQLVFYYRHFAAHRGFQASNWAKRKIEYAEGFKRYLPLVESTFPLTERRE, from the coding sequence ATGGGAAAAACGGACATGCTGGTAATAAGTGCCCATGCCGCAGACTACTGCACCCGGGCCGGCGGAACAATCGCAAAATACGTAAAAGAGGGCTGGAATGTTCACATTATAGCCCTGACTTACGGGGCCAGGGGCGAATCCGGGGGTTACTGGAACAACAGCCCCGGCGGCAGCGTGGAGGAGTGCGAGGGAATCAGGCACAGGGAGTCCCAGGCGGCCGCGGACTTCCTGGGAGCGGAAATAGAGTTCTGGGGATACAGGGATTATCCTCTGATTTTTGACGAGGAGCGTACCAGGATGCTGACCAGGCGTATCCTCGACATCCGTCCGGAAATCGTCCTTACCCACTGGCTTGAGGATCCTACAAATGTTGACCATCAGGTAACATCCCGGGCGGTAGTGCGGGCCGCAACAAATGCCGCGCAGATCGGTTCTTTTCCCGACACTCCGGCCCACTACTTTCCGAATTTATATTTTTTCGAGAGTACGGTCCCTATGTCGGAGTTCAACAACTTCAGTCCCGATACCTATATCGACATAGATGAGACCTACGAAACCAAGGCGGAAGCGATTAAACGTTTTGCCTGTCAGCCCCAGCTGGTCTTCTATTACAGACACTTTGCAGCCCATCGGGGCTTCCAGGCTTCCAACTGGGCCAAACGCAAAATAGAGTACGCCGAAGGTTTTAAGCGTTATCTTCCTCTGGTGGAAAGCACATTTCCCCTGACAGAACGCAGGGAGTAA
- the leuA gene encoding 2-isopropylmalate synthase, with translation MKTMNYTKYRRYEPIPLPDRTWPDRIIEKAPIWCSVDLRDGNQALSVPMNMEKKLMMFKLLTDIGFKEIEVGFPSSAEIEYNFMRKLIEDKLIPEDVTVQVLVQAREHLIRRTFDSLKGVKNAVVHIYNSTSTSQRRLVFKKSRKEIIDIAVSGARLVKELGDAEENPGIRYEYSPESFTGTEMDFAAEICNAVIDVLQPTPDHQMVINLPATVEAHTPNIHADQIEWMCRHLDKRDSVQVSLHTHNDRGTGIAATELALLAGADRVEGTLFGNGERTGNADLVTIALNMFSQGIDPGLDFTDINYVRDVYRYCTGMDVHPRHPYVGELVYTAFSGSHQDAINKGMHARTDGESQIWDVPYLPIDPRDVGRSYKSIVRINSQSGKGGVAYIMDTEFGFSLPKAMHPEFGLLIQKETDKREEELVPEEIWAVFEENYLNTTVPFALEDVNVRMETDKASGKHMANVTGKILKNGKALDIEGRGNGPIDAFVHGLKQYVDFDFQFESFDEHAIKEGADAQAVAYISVITGDNRRVFGAGIDTDITFASYKAILSAINRVG, from the coding sequence ATGAAAACCATGAATTACACCAAGTACCGGCGTTACGAGCCTATCCCCCTGCCGGACAGAACATGGCCGGACAGAATTATTGAAAAAGCTCCTATCTGGTGCAGCGTCGACCTGCGGGACGGGAACCAGGCACTGAGTGTACCCATGAACATGGAAAAGAAACTGATGATGTTCAAACTTCTGACGGATATCGGTTTCAAGGAGATTGAAGTAGGCTTTCCCTCGTCGGCTGAAATCGAATACAATTTCATGCGGAAGCTGATCGAGGACAAGCTCATTCCCGAGGATGTTACCGTACAGGTCCTTGTCCAGGCCAGGGAACATCTGATCAGACGTACCTTTGATTCCCTTAAAGGGGTTAAAAACGCCGTTGTACATATTTACAACTCCACCTCCACTTCTCAGCGGCGTCTGGTTTTCAAAAAAAGCCGGAAAGAGATCATCGATATCGCGGTAAGCGGAGCACGACTGGTGAAGGAGCTGGGAGACGCCGAAGAAAATCCCGGAATCCGTTATGAGTACAGTCCGGAGAGCTTTACCGGAACCGAGATGGATTTTGCCGCTGAGATCTGCAACGCCGTAATAGATGTCCTGCAGCCGACCCCGGACCATCAGATGGTAATAAACCTGCCTGCAACGGTGGAGGCCCACACGCCGAATATTCACGCCGATCAGATAGAATGGATGTGCCGGCATCTGGATAAAAGAGACAGCGTGCAGGTAAGCCTCCACACTCACAACGACCGGGGTACCGGCATCGCCGCAACGGAGCTTGCACTCCTGGCGGGAGCGGACCGTGTCGAGGGGACGCTCTTCGGCAACGGCGAGAGGACGGGGAATGCCGACCTGGTGACCATCGCATTGAACATGTTCTCCCAGGGAATTGACCCGGGACTCGATTTTACCGACATCAACTATGTTCGGGATGTCTATCGTTACTGCACCGGAATGGATGTTCATCCGCGGCATCCCTATGTGGGCGAGCTTGTATACACTGCCTTTTCCGGTTCACATCAGGATGCCATCAATAAAGGCATGCATGCCCGCACGGATGGTGAATCACAAATCTGGGATGTTCCCTATCTGCCCATCGATCCCCGGGATGTCGGACGTTCCTACAAATCCATCGTCCGTATAAACTCCCAGTCGGGAAAAGGCGGTGTCGCCTACATCATGGATACCGAGTTCGGCTTCAGCCTGCCCAAGGCAATGCATCCCGAATTCGGTCTGTTAATTCAGAAGGAGACGGATAAACGGGAAGAAGAGCTGGTTCCGGAAGAGATCTGGGCAGTCTTCGAAGAAAACTACCTGAATACAACCGTGCCCTTCGCTCTCGAAGACGTAAATGTTCGGATGGAAACAGACAAAGCCTCCGGGAAGCATATGGCGAATGTGACGGGGAAAATCCTGAAAAACGGAAAGGCACTGGATATCGAAGGCCGGGGAAACGGTCCCATCGATGCATTCGTTCACGGCCTCAAACAGTATGTGGATTTTGACTTTCAGTTTGAGTCCTTCGATGAACATGCCATCAAGGAAGGGGCCGACGCCCAGGCGGTGGCATATATTTCCGTCATTACCGGGGACAACCGAAGGGTATTCGGCGCCGGAATCGATACGGATATAACCTTTGCCTCCTACAAGGCAATTCTGAGCGCGATAAACAGGGTCGGCTGA
- the dctP gene encoding TRAP transporter substrate-binding protein DctP: protein MKRVQLFLVLVVALMLLPASVFAGGQDEAASSGKITVTFAGTEAATTTQSKMMQAVADVLNADGRFDAEVLVAGALSGDTDALVTQAKLGVPLVVPSDPGRLASQFNIPDMNILMAPYILTDPAVLEKLPDTELFKTWSSQLEKQGIVLIADMYNGFRNFYTVEKVEHVEDLSGMRIRGFGNDIGNALAKHFGFANIAIPFGEVFPAIQQGALDGTEVQVSAAAGNAFWDVTPYIAITKHYMLQTAFVCSTRLLNGMPDDAREFFLKTIREKALEYGKTGEEAEDGLYQKMADNGVTITEVDLKEFQDAIAPLYKNNDLKFSPGLKEKLFDQLGM, encoded by the coding sequence ATGAAACGTGTCCAGTTATTTCTTGTTCTTGTTGTTGCACTGATGCTTCTTCCCGCATCTGTCTTTGCAGGCGGGCAGGATGAAGCCGCTTCCTCAGGGAAGATCACTGTGACCTTTGCCGGGACCGAGGCAGCCACCACAACCCAGAGTAAGATGATGCAGGCTGTGGCTGATGTTCTTAATGCCGATGGGCGCTTCGATGCTGAGGTCCTCGTTGCCGGCGCATTGTCCGGAGATACGGATGCTCTGGTAACCCAGGCTAAACTCGGGGTACCCCTTGTCGTTCCCTCGGATCCCGGTCGTCTTGCAAGCCAGTTCAATATCCCCGATATGAACATCCTTATGGCTCCCTACATTCTTACCGATCCGGCGGTTCTTGAAAAGCTGCCTGATACCGAGCTGTTCAAAACCTGGTCGTCTCAGCTCGAGAAGCAGGGCATTGTACTTATCGCCGACATGTACAACGGGTTTCGTAACTTCTATACCGTAGAGAAAGTAGAACATGTGGAAGATCTTTCCGGAATGCGGATTCGAGGATTCGGTAATGATATCGGAAACGCCCTGGCAAAACACTTTGGCTTTGCGAATATCGCCATTCCCTTCGGAGAGGTTTTCCCCGCCATTCAGCAGGGCGCTCTTGACGGGACGGAAGTACAGGTATCAGCCGCGGCCGGAAATGCCTTCTGGGATGTTACACCGTATATTGCCATTACAAAGCACTATATGCTTCAGACCGCCTTTGTCTGTTCCACCAGACTGCTTAATGGTATGCCCGATGATGCCAGGGAATTTTTCCTGAAAACCATCCGCGAAAAGGCCCTGGAATACGGAAAAACCGGCGAGGAAGCGGAAGACGGGCTGTACCAGAAGATGGCAGATAACGGTGTTACCATCACAGAAGTTGATCTAAAGGAGTTTCAGGACGCTATTGCTCCCCTCTATAAAAACAACGACCTGAAATTCTCTCCGGGTCTGAAGGAAAAACTCTTCGACCAGCTTGGTATGTAA
- a CDS encoding TRAP transporter small permease has protein sequence MNKLFSWLDKAEKVVCGTGFVFLIAFVFLSAFLRFFRVSMSWNIDLAMLLLAWTAFLGADVAWRSGQIIGVDILTRTFPEKLQRLIELVVYLIILTALGFMFVYSLRLAWTERIARYQSMPIPYSLVILSLAVASLSMIFSTLQKIRRVSLQLFGKDSSPDRRSPE, from the coding sequence ATGAATAAACTATTTAGCTGGCTCGATAAGGCTGAGAAAGTGGTCTGTGGAACCGGATTCGTATTCCTCATTGCCTTCGTATTCCTGTCCGCCTTCCTCAGGTTTTTCAGGGTCTCGATGTCCTGGAATATCGATCTGGCAATGCTTCTGCTGGCCTGGACCGCTTTTCTCGGGGCTGATGTTGCCTGGAGAAGCGGTCAGATTATCGGTGTGGACATTCTTACCCGGACTTTTCCGGAAAAACTGCAGCGGCTTATTGAACTTGTCGTTTATCTTATTATTCTGACAGCCCTTGGATTCATGTTTGTATACAGCCTCAGACTAGCCTGGACGGAACGTATCGCCAGGTATCAGTCCATGCCGATTCCCTATTCCCTGGTAATACTCAGTCTGGCGGTGGCCTCCCTGTCCATGATCTTTTCTACACTGCAGAAAATACGGAGGGTCTCTCTTCAGCTGTTCGGAAAAGATTCTTCTCCGGACCGGAGGAGTCCCGAATGA
- a CDS encoding TRAP transporter large permease: MNLVLICFVIFLLMGMPIAFVIGIAAFTFFITRPMLPFEGAVQMVILQSQSFAFLAVPFFIFAGNLMNVSGITSRLLGLARLLTRRMYGGTAQISVVMSTLMGGVSGSATADAAMETRILGPEMMRIGYKKGYICSVNCVSALITATIPPSLGLIIFGFVGEVSIGRLFAGGIIPGFLMMLFLMITTSLTSRFKKYDPPQADAPRLTFREIGENLKESVWALMFPVILIVGIRFGLFTPSESGAFAVVYAVIIGKFVYRELTWENFKDALVTSFKDNGAIMLIIAMSGPFSYAITWVKLPVILSNFIFGISSNPQVLVLIMLGFLFVTGMIVDSNVNFILLTPIFLPMVQSLGFDPIHFGVLMATVVTLGVMTPPIGAALYTVCGIIDCPPEEYTRESIPFMAAVLLELAVLVFIPEAVTFIPNLIFG; this comes from the coding sequence ATGAACCTGGTGTTAATCTGCTTCGTTATTTTTCTTCTCATGGGGATGCCCATTGCCTTTGTGATCGGTATCGCGGCGTTTACCTTTTTTATTACCCGGCCGATGCTGCCCTTCGAGGGTGCGGTCCAGATGGTTATTCTGCAGAGTCAGTCCTTCGCGTTTCTGGCGGTTCCTTTTTTCATTTTCGCTGGCAACCTGATGAATGTTTCCGGAATCACCAGCCGCTTGCTCGGACTGGCGCGCCTTTTGACCCGTCGCATGTACGGAGGTACCGCCCAGATCAGTGTTGTTATGAGTACCCTTATGGGAGGAGTCTCCGGTTCCGCTACTGCAGATGCCGCAATGGAAACCCGGATACTCGGTCCCGAAATGATGCGGATCGGCTATAAGAAAGGCTACATCTGTTCCGTGAACTGTGTTTCCGCCCTTATAACAGCGACGATTCCTCCAAGTCTGGGTCTGATCATTTTCGGGTTTGTGGGTGAAGTCTCCATCGGACGTCTTTTTGCAGGGGGGATCATTCCCGGTTTTCTGATGATGTTGTTTCTTATGATAACCACCTCCCTGACCAGCCGGTTCAAAAAGTATGATCCGCCCCAGGCTGATGCACCCCGGCTGACCTTCCGGGAGATAGGAGAAAACCTGAAGGAGTCTGTCTGGGCCCTCATGTTCCCGGTAATCCTTATAGTGGGAATACGCTTCGGTCTGTTCACCCCCTCGGAATCCGGTGCCTTTGCTGTTGTATATGCGGTCATTATCGGAAAATTCGTCTACAGGGAGCTGACCTGGGAGAATTTCAAGGACGCCCTGGTGACCAGCTTCAAGGATAACGGCGCCATCATGCTGATCATCGCAATGTCGGGACCCTTCAGTTATGCCATTACATGGGTGAAGCTTCCGGTAATCCTGAGCAACTTCATCTTCGGTATCAGCAGCAATCCCCAGGTACTCGTTCTGATAATGCTGGGCTTTCTCTTCGTTACCGGTATGATTGTGGACAGCAATGTCAACTTCATACTGCTTACCCCGATTTTTCTGCCCATGGTGCAGAGCCTCGGTTTTGATCCCATTCATTTTGGTGTATTGATGGCCACCGTGGTGACCCTGGGCGTAATGACACCGCCGATAGGGGCAGCCCTGTACACGGTCTGCGGCATCATTGACTGCCCGCCCGAAGAGTATACCAGGGAATCCATTCCCTTCATGGCGGCTGTTCTGCTTGAGCTGGCGGTGCTGGTGTTTATCCCGGAAGCCGTTACCTTTATTCCAAATCTGATTTTCGGATAG
- a CDS encoding helix-turn-helix domain-containing protein, which yields MSLFSNIIAPLIAGLFFLLYFIYFSIANPSKATSYKYFVIFLIGISLFALGRPLQLILGPHPIPLIIVNIRMIILCGVISPVIILASDLFNRKRRKRFQAVIISFCALLGLVYVVFNTLGTRESRVLFQFAGIIAQDNLTPNMQAPFYGREVTIVVQVVTGLLLALFSLIKLIKLKLDTSLNELLTNKIFLFNSGVFIFALSFIIGSLAKQWGIYYVVSIISALLFGVSVLIDVKEVYHYYEKLIPFIKEDIIHNVAFSGFSKTKLTEMLDCLGKNSDLNTFVVVKIKDGKSKVLHDLKMIDEVLHTTDQILQSYYEEECYILLPLSNYRIGIALKLNSDTGSENRISFMEILEGIQSEICSTQRCSLAVGIGRTYENIEDLRISYHEALNAQEYAEHLENSNIIHVDNINELDHHTNTYPVKEKEKLLSLIKVGDTNNSRKAFSAFIEKFKAFIAEKPEALKVRLYEFIGSIIDSAILGGGDERRLNERMEEFFSDINHITDMETVEKWMSSVVVEIADTVAKVYESRSKTLIKKAIRCMEENYHSQLSYKDVANEVFISPSYFLSLFKQETGYTFVDYLTMLRIERAKEMLLTTDMTITQIADKTGFNNSNYFSRLFKRIVGIRARDYRVRSDHPLARTE from the coding sequence CCGCATCCCATACCCCTTATAATCGTGAACATCCGTATGATAATTCTCTGCGGTGTTATTTCCCCCGTGATAATACTGGCCTCCGATCTTTTCAACAGAAAAAGAAGAAAGAGGTTTCAGGCAGTAATTATCAGCTTCTGTGCCCTTCTGGGTCTTGTTTACGTCGTTTTCAATACCCTGGGTACCCGGGAAAGCCGCGTTCTTTTTCAGTTTGCCGGAATCATCGCCCAGGACAACCTTACCCCCAACATGCAGGCCCCCTTTTACGGAAGGGAGGTAACTATCGTCGTTCAGGTTGTGACCGGACTGCTGCTTGCGCTGTTTTCTTTAATCAAACTCATCAAACTCAAGCTCGATACATCCCTGAATGAGCTTCTGACGAACAAGATATTTCTCTTTAACAGCGGGGTTTTTATCTTTGCCCTCTCCTTCATCATTGGTTCCCTGGCCAAACAGTGGGGAATCTACTACGTGGTATCCATAATCAGCGCCCTGCTTTTTGGTGTAAGCGTATTGATAGATGTCAAGGAGGTATACCACTACTATGAAAAACTGATTCCTTTTATCAAGGAGGATATCATCCATAATGTTGCCTTCAGCGGCTTCTCAAAAACCAAGCTGACAGAGATGCTCGACTGCCTGGGAAAAAACAGCGACCTGAATACCTTTGTGGTTGTAAAAATAAAGGACGGGAAATCGAAAGTCCTCCATGATTTGAAAATGATAGATGAGGTCCTGCATACCACAGATCAAATTCTTCAGAGTTATTATGAGGAAGAGTGCTATATACTTCTCCCCCTTTCCAACTACCGGATTGGAATAGCCCTCAAGCTGAATAGTGATACCGGTTCGGAAAACCGTATCTCCTTCATGGAAATACTGGAGGGAATTCAAAGCGAGATCTGCAGCACCCAGAGGTGCAGCCTTGCCGTTGGCATCGGCAGAACCTATGAAAACATCGAGGACCTGCGGATTTCCTATCACGAGGCCCTGAATGCCCAGGAATACGCCGAGCATCTGGAAAACTCAAATATTATACATGTGGACAATATAAATGAGCTGGACCACCACACCAACACCTACCCGGTAAAGGAGAAGGAAAAACTTCTGTCCCTGATAAAAGTGGGGGATACGAATAACAGCAGGAAGGCCTTTTCTGCTTTTATCGAGAAATTCAAAGCCTTCATCGCCGAAAAGCCTGAGGCCCTGAAGGTGCGCCTGTATGAGTTCATAGGTTCCATTATCGATTCCGCCATACTCGGAGGAGGAGACGAAAGGAGACTGAATGAACGAATGGAAGAGTTTTTCAGTGACATCAACCATATCACAGACATGGAAACCGTTGAAAAGTGGATGTCCAGCGTAGTAGTGGAAATAGCTGATACGGTTGCCAAGGTATATGAAAGCCGCTCCAAAACCCTTATAAAAAAGGCAATCCGCTGTATGGAAGAAAACTATCACTCCCAGCTCAGCTACAAGGATGTCGCCAATGAGGTGTTCATCAGCCCCTCGTATTTTCTCTCCCTCTTCAAACAGGAGACAGGGTACACCTTTGTCGACTACCTGACCATGCTGAGAATAGAGCGGGCAAAGGAGATGCTGCTGACCACGGATATGACAATCACCCAGATAGCGGATAAAACGGGTTTTAACAATTCCAATTATTTCAGCAGACTCTTCAAAAGAATCGTAGGGATACGGGCCAGGGATTACAGGGTACGATCCGACCACCCCCTGGCGAGAACAGAATAG